In Oncorhynchus kisutch isolate 150728-3 linkage group LG7, Okis_V2, whole genome shotgun sequence, one DNA window encodes the following:
- the LOC109893724 gene encoding XK-related protein 6-like: protein MAAQSDGGGWGGMGEGVGEGVFDGDTEGDCQPLESAAIHICLCCHSAVCYWGCRSNCLGNLLGEDTTGGIGGTGVGRGNDLRETRCPPEEGLWLDCLWLILALLVFFWDVGTDLLLAADYYTRQDYLWFGLTLFLVLVPSMVVQILSFRWFIQDYSGECLTTWLGTVDCSKGGEREKLTRRGPAEQRWIYPGSDRVRVASVWLWQITIHILQLGQVWRYIRTLYLGIQSHRMKELKEAQRRFYWAMMFEYADVNMLRLLETFLESAPQLVLQLCIMIQQNRAETLQCISSLGSLLSLSWVLASYHKLLRDSRDDQRSLSYRGALLHLLWRLFTISSRVLSLALFASLFHLYFGIFVVLHWCGMALWVVHGGTDFCMSRWEEVLFNMVVGIVYIFCWFNVKEGHTRGRMVAYYSVVLAENTLLTGLWYVYRDHADTDNYAVPALCGVYLSFAGGVLVMLLYYGLLHPSHTHPTPASTCCDELLWGNPLPPSATPTPAHLATPSHSDDVIADSCLPVFQVRSEPPTSRHFEGPLIKIDMPRKRYPAWDAHYVDRRLRRTINLLQYLTPAAAGIRYRDRSLLYELLQYESSL, encoded by the exons ATGGCCGCTCAGTCTGatggagggggatggggaggaatgggggagggtgtgggggagggggtgtttgatggagacacagagggagactgTCAGCCTCTGGAATCTGCAGCCATTCACATCTGTCTCTGTTGCCACTCTGCGGTCTGCTATTGGGGCTGTCGCTCCAACTGCCTGGGAAACCTGCTGGGGGAGGACACTactgg AGGAATTGGAGGGACCGGAGTTGGCAGGGGTAACGATTTAAGGGAGACTCGCTGCCCGCCAGAGGAGGGCCTGTGGCTGGACTGCCTCTGGCTGATCCTGGCTCTTCTCGTCTTCTTTTGGGATGTGGGAACAGACCTACTTCTCGCTGCGGACTACTACACCAGACAGGACTATCTGTGGTTTGGTCTGACGCTTTTTCTTGTACTGGTGCCGTCGATGGTAGTTCAGATCCTGAGCTTCCGCTGGTTCATCCAGGACTACAGCGGAGAGTGTCTGACAACCTGGCTGGGGACAGTGGACTGCagcaagggaggagagagagaaaagctgaCCAGGCGAGGTCCAGCTGAACAAAGATGGATTTATCCCGGGTCAGACCGGGTCAGAGTGGCCTCAGTGTGGCTGTGGCAGATCACCATACACATTCTACAGCTGGGACAGGTCTGGAG GTATATCCGTACGTTGTACCTGGGTATCCAGTCCCACCGTATGAAGGAGCTTAAGGAGGCCCAGAGGAGGTTCTACTGGGCCATGATGTTTGAGTATGCAGACGTCAACATGCTGCGGCTACTGGAGACCTTCCTGGAGTCAGCTCCTCAACTAGTACTACAGCTCTGTATTATGATACAGCAGAACCGGGCTGAGACTCTACAGT gtataTCTAGTCTAGGCTCTCTTCTGTCTCTATCCTGGGTGTTGGCTTCGTACCACAAGCTCCTGCGTGACTCCAGGGACGACCAGCGCAGTCTGAGTTACCGCGGTGCCCTTCTCCACCTTCTCTGGCGCCTCTTCACCATCTCCTCCcgcgttctctctctcgccctcttcgCCTCCCTCTTCCACCTGTACTTTGGCATCTTTGTGGTGCTCCACTGGTGTGGCATGGCACTGTGGGTGGTGCATGGAGGAACAGACTTCTGTATGTCtcgctgggaggaggtgctatttAACATGGTGGTGGGGATCGTCTACATCTTCTGTTGGTTCAACGTCAAGGAGGGACACACCAGGGGACGCATGGTTGCTTACTACTCTGTGGTACTGGCTGAGAATACACTTCTCACCGGACTGTG gtatGTGTATCGTGACCATGCAGACACAGACAACTACGCGGTGCCAGCGTTGTGTGGTGTCTACCTGTCCTTTGCGGGTGGAGTACTGGTGATGCTTCTATACTACGGCCTTCTccacccctctcacacacaccccaccccggCCTCAACCTGCTGTGACGAGCTGCTGTGGGGTAACCCCCTGCCCCCCTCCGCCACGCCAACCCCAGCCCATCTGGCCACCCCTTCCCACAGTGATGACGTCATCGCAGACAGCTGTCTGCCGGTGTTCCAGGTGCGTTCAGAGCCCCCCACCTCACGCCATTTCGAGGGTCCTCTGATAAAGATTGACATGCCCAGGAAACGTTACCCGGCCTGGGACGCTCACTACGTGGACAGACGGCTGCGAAGAACCATCAACCTACTGCAGTACCTGACACCTGCAGCCGCAGGCATTCGATACAGGGACAGATCTCTGCTCTATGAACTACTGCAGTACGAGTCTTCTCTctga